The genomic interval TATGACGGGCTGGCCGCGCTGGAGAATGATCTTCATCAGCATATTCATCTGGAAAACAATATTCTTTTTCCAAAGGCGGTAAAACAGGAGGCCCAGGCCAACGCATGAACTCCCGGCCTGAACAGATTCTGATCAAGCGGATCTATGACCCGCCCGCCGCCGACGACGGCTGGCGGGTGCTGGTGGACCGGCTCTGGCCGCGGGGAGTCGCAAAAGAAAATGCCGAAATCGATGAATGGGCCAAAGACCTTTCCCCGAGCCCGGAACTGCGAAAATGGTATAGCCATGCCCCGAACAAATGGCCGGAATTCAGCCGGCTTTATCGAAACGAACTGAAAACGAAAAGCGAACAGCTGACGCACCTGATTGAACGCTGCCCGAAACGTACACTCACACTGCTGTATGCGGCAAAAGATACCGCACACTGTCATGCCCGTGTGTTGCAGAACGAGCTGAAGAACATCAGACAAACATAACCCCGAACAGAAAAGGAAACCTCATGAAACGGATCGGCTTAATCGGCGGACTGAGCCCGGAATCAACGGTTCATTATTATCAGATTCTCTGCCGGGAATATAACCGCCGGACCGGCGGGCTGAACTTTCCGGAAATCACCCTCGAAAGTCTGAACCTGCAGGAACTCGTTACCCGGTTTAAAAAAAATGACTGGGACGGCGTGGGGACCATCCTGCTCACCGCTCTCCAACGGCTGGAAAAAGCCGGAGCTGACGTTGCCGCCATTCTGGCAAACACCCCGCATAATGCCTATGACCGGATTCGTGCTCAATCCCCGCTGCCCATTCTGACCATTATGGATGCAACAGCCGCCGCACTGAAAAAAGATCAACGTACCAAAGTGGCCCTGCTCGGGACCAAACCCACGATGGAATTCGGTTTTTTCCAGAAAACCTTTTCCGCCGCCGGCATTGAAACGCTGGTCCCCGAAAGCAGCCAACGCACCGAGCTCGACCGCATTGTCTGGGATGAGCTGTCGCACGGAATAACCGAAGTCCCCTCCCGCGAAGCCATGAAAGCCATGATTTCAGACCTCGAAAATCAGGGGGCTGAAGCCGTCATTCTCGGCTGTACGGAACTGAGTCTGCTCATCGCGGAATCCGACAGTTCACTCCCGCTCTATGACACCACCCGGATTCATGCAGAAGCCATTCTTGAATTCGCCCTTCAGAAATAGAAAACCGATGCATATCGAAACCGTAAACACCATTCTGTATTGTGAAAACTGGAAAGAAACCGTTGCGTTTTACCGCGAAATAATCGGTCTGAAAGAAAATGCCTCCACCGACTGGATGGTCGAATTTTTAATCACGCCCCAGTCCTGCCTCAGTGTCGCAGATGCAAAACGAACAACGATACTTCCAAACCTTGGAAAAGGCATTACCCTCACGTTCAAAGTAGTCAATCTGCACGAAACCTGGCGGCTTTTAAAAAAGCGGAATATGCATGTTGACCCGATCCGCGACTGCAAAATGGGCGGGGAAGCCTTTTTTCTGCGCGATCCCGAGGGCAACCGCCTGGAATTCTGGGCTGATTCACCCTGGAGTGATCCGAAGATGGTTGCCCGGCTCTCTTCCACGCCGCCGAATTCCGTATTAATGCGCTTTGCCGAAAAGGAACTTCAACGCAAAACCGGAAACCGGCTGCTTGATATCGGCTGCGGTGCGGGATGCAACGCCGTTCCCCTGGCCAGAGCCGGGTGGAAGGTGCTCGGGATCGACCTTTCACAACCCATGCTCGCAGCGGCGCAGCGACGGGCCGGCGACGGCGGCCTGACAGAACAGCTGAAACTGAAAACCGCCCCGATGGACCGGCTGCCGGTCGAAGATGAAGGCTTCGATTTTATCGTCGCGCACGGTGTCTGGAACCTGGCCCGATCAGCAACAGAATTCCGCACGGCTGTTCACGAAGCCGCCCGCGCTGCCAAACCCGGCGCGCTCCTTTTTATCTACACCTTTTCGAGAAGCACACTGCCGCCGGAAGCGGTTCCGATCGTAGGTGAGTCGTTTATCTTCACCGGACCGTCCGGAAAACCGGCGTGCTTCCTGACGGAAGAGCAGCTGATCAAGGAACTGGCTGAGGCCGGATTTGCTCAGGAAACGCCCATCACCGAATACGACGCAATCCCCGACGGTAAACCCGCCATTCTTGAGGGCATTTTCCGGCGTCAGTAAAAACAGGGCAGAAGAACCGTCATCCGATGACATCAGTCGAGCGTGCATTCCATGACGAAATCGTCCATCAGGAATCCGGATCCGATATCTTTCTTTATCTCATCGGTAACCTCAAAACCTTTCCGCCGGTACCACTCAATGGCCGGGGTATTATTCCGATTGACCGTCAAACAGATCGCGCTTGCACCGGACTCCTCCGCACGTGCTTTACTGTACTCGAGAAAGATTCCGCCAAGACCTGATCCGCGGCATGAATCTTTAACGTAAATTTTGCTGATCATCAGCTTTCCATCAATATGATTCGGGATCAGGCTCAGGTATCCCACGGGATCATCACCGTGCAGAGCCAGATAGTATTCATAGCCGGAGTCTATCTGGGATTCGAGCGCCTCAATACTTTGAAACTGCTCCAGCATATAATCCACCTGTTCCTGACCGATTATTTCCGGGAAATGCTCATTCCATATTTCCGCAGCCAATGAGGCCAGAACATCAACCTGCTGACGGTTTGTAACCCGTTCAATCGTAATGTCCATGAGACATTCTCCGGATACCGTCTTAAGCCTCACCTCTGCAGGGGATGGCCTGTCATCACCGGCATACTGATCCGGACGATCTTCCTTTTCGGCAGAAACGTCCTCCGCAACCGCATTCAGCAGAACCGACCGTATAGTCTCCTCTTCGCTGGCATGAGCCAGCACGGTCACCTGATCTCCCCCGTGCAGATGAGTCGATCCCTTGGGAGCGATCAGCAGTTTACCCCGCGTAATCAAAGTAATCACCGCCCCGGCAGGAAGCTGAAGTTCGGCGATGGTTTTACCGACCACTCCCTGAGGGTCGGGCAGATCCACGACAATCAAATCGAAATCGCTTTTACTCATGGTAACGAGCTCCAGATTGAACAAGGGCCTGGGACGCATCGGACAGGTCAGCTTCAACCATTTTGCCAGCACCCCCAGCGTGCTTCCCTGCACTGCAATAGACAGAAGGACCGCAAAGAAAACCATGTTGAAAATATCCTGCCCGACGGCCAGTCCGGCAGCGGCGGGATAGGTGGCGAGCACGATCGGAACCGATCCGCGCAACCCGGCCCAGGCGATAAACATTTTATCCTTCCATCCCAGGCGCATACCGATCGTTCCGATTAAAACCGCCAGCGGGCGGGAGATGAACGTCAGAACCGCGAAAACAATAATTCCCTGCATCCAGATGTTCGCCCATTGGTGCGGAAACACCTGTAGTCCCAGCATGACGAACATGGCAATGTTGGCCACGGTGGAGAGCGCCGCTGAAAAGTTGGTCACCCCCTGTTTATGAACAAAGGGCCGGTTCCCCATCACATAACCGGCAACGAAAACCGCAAGCATGCCGCTGGCCTGAAGCGCATCTGCAATGCCGTAAGTCAGCAGGATCATGCCCAGCGAAAGTACATAATAATGTCCCCGGTCCTGAGGGCTCAGCCGATTAAACAGCCACAGACCTGCGCGCCCGATCGCCCACCCCACCAGCGGTGCCGCCGAAAATTTCCAGATAAATTGAACCACGGTCATCGGCAGAGCCGTATCGGACGAAGTCAGCATGCCCAAAACAGCGGCCGTGAGCAGCACGGCCATCGGGTCGTTGGCCCCGCTTTCAATTTCAGTAATTGAAGAGAGCTTTTTCGGAAGCGACTGCCGGCGGAGAATCGAAAAAATGGCCGCTGCATCGGTGGAGGAGATAATGACGGAAAGCAGAATCGACTGTTCAAACGGCCATTCGAGAAGATAGCGCAAGACCCCGAAGGTGGTGGCTGCAGTCAGAATAACGCCCCATGTAGCCAGGCCTCCGGCCGGCAGGGCCACCGCCTTAAAGTCCGATTTCCGGGTCGAGAAGCCGCCATGAAAAAGAATGAACACCAGGGCCAGGTTTGCGATCTGCTTCGTTAGACCGATGTCGTCGAAGTACCAGAGATTGAGCACATCACTGCCGCAGAGAATTCCGGCACACAGCGCAATCAGGATGACCGGGACGCTCCAGCGGTCCAGCCATACGGCGGCAAGAACAACTCCGATCAGAATCAACGATCCTATTAAATACACCGAATCCATGGTCTCCATCTCATTCTCTGATATTTTTTATTGGGCGATGCCCCTCGGACAGCGCCAACGGCGTGTAAGCGTTGTATGAATTCCCGAAAAGGGAATCTATCATATTCTGTTTGTTTTACGCTGAAAACCGGCTTCTTCCTGTAACAGATCAGCGAACCCGGCATTAGATGATTTTTCGCATCATCCCCCTCATTGCAGCCCGGTTCCGACCCATAGTGTTGCTCTCGCTCTGGATTGTCTGTAATAGAAAACTCTCAATTTTCGGAAAACAATCCGCAGGTCATCTGTCAGTTCAACTTCACACAACTACGACCACATGTGCCGTCGAACAAACCGGGGACAAACGCCCCATGCGGGATATTTCGCCCCGTTTCCTCAGGCAGCAGCCGACCGGAAAAATCTTTATACCCGACCAAGCCGCATCAAAAAGATAACGCCCTAACCCCTATCAGTAGCGCCCGTTATACCAATTACCATATCCCTCCATCAACATCTTCCGGACCGTCCGCCTTCACGGGCATACTTGTTGCATTGGGGCACTCATCATTTGGATAGCATCAATAACACGAAAGGAGATGACTATGTCCAAAAAGAAGCAGGGGCGTAAAACGCCGAAGCTGACGCTCAAGGAAAAGAAACGGCTCCAACGGGAGAAAAACGGAATTGTCGCCGGGAAGGCGGTCGCCCGTTAACGGGCACAACGTCCCTCCTTCCGCAGCCATGCGGCGGGAGGGACAGAGCCGTTTCAAGTTCAGACAGCACATCACGTGCTGAACGGGCTTAAAGAGGCGGGGAATTTCCCCGCCGTTGAAATCTCAGGATAACCCTTGGAAAAGGAGTTGATGTCATGCACACAATCAGGCCAATCCGGTCCACCGCTTCTTACTTCAATCATCCGTCCTGTACGGGTATTCCCGTGACGGTCCGGTTCCGGCATATGCACGGGTCACAACACATGCTTACTGTCGTGGACCAATTGATGGAAAAACTTGATAAATACGCCCTGTCGAATGCGCACGTCACCGTGGTGGTCACCAAAACCCGACACCATGAAGATAAGGGTGCTTTCGAAGTGAAAATTCGGTTATCGGTTCCGGGCGAGCCGCTCTATGTGGCCCGAAGCCGGGAAACACTGGGAGCGCACGACGGGGTCTATCATGCACTGGCCGATTGTTTCGACCGAATCGAACGTCAGCTCGTCAAACGCCATGGTTACCGCATCGCCCGGCGCACGGCCCCGGCCCGATAAATCGAGCCCGAAACACTCGGAAATAAAGACTGCACCCGCCCGCTCGACTTCTGCGCGCCGGCGGATGCAGAGTTACCGTGGTCAATGCCGAAGGATCAAACGGCCGACCAATCAACACTCACCCCACGGTTTCCGCACCATATGAAGACGTACATCAGCCCCGTGAAGGCATTCACCCCATCCAGCCAATCGAAAACAAATATTCATACCGGACAAAGAGCAGGAGCGGCAGACGGTGGACAAACCCATTCCCTATGATAGATTTTCCGGCATGCATAATGAGGGCAAAGAACACATCGAACGGAAACTGCAGGAGCGGGTTAAAGAGCTCAGCTGCCTTTATGCCATTGCGCAGGTTTCAGGTAATCCGGCCGCTTCGCTGGAAACGATTCTGAAAAGGGTAGTCAAAGCACTGCCGGAAGCCTGGCAGGAACCGGAACGTGCCCATGCCCGGATTGAACTGGATGACCGCGTGTTCGGGACGCCGGACCTGCCGGTTGCCGGAAAAAGCCTGGCGGAACCGATTACCGTGCGCGGACAAAAACGAGGAACCATTTCCGTAGGGTATGAATCTGCGGATATCCCCGTACTGGCGGAAGAAAAAAAACTGCTGAAGGAGGTCGTCCGGCAGGTGGGGCTGATTATCGACCGGCGCGAAACCGCCGAAGAACAGCAGCGTCTGCATGCCAAACTCCACCATGCCGACCGCCTGGCCACTATCGGCAAACTGGCCGCCGGCGTTGCCCATGAACTGAACGAACCACTCGGAGGCATTCTGGGCTTTACACAACTGCTGGCCAAAACACCGGATCTTCCAACACAGGCCTGCCGGGATCTTGCAAAAATAGAGGCCGCTGCACTGCATGCCCGCGATACCATCCGGCGGCTTATGACCTTTGCCCGGCAGACTCCTCCGCGCGATATTCGGCTTGATCTCAACCGGCTGATTAAAGAGAGCGAATCAATTTGGCAGCCGCGATGCAGCGCTTCGAATATTCAGATCGACTATGCCCTCGACCCGGATCTCCCCGATCTGGTGGCCGACGACGGTCAGCTGCGGCAGATGGTCACCAACCTGATCGTCAATGCGATTCAGGCCATGCCTGATGGAGGCAGACTGCATATTGCCACGGCCCGGGACGGGAAACAGCTGGAACTTACGGTTTCAGATACCGGATGCGGTATCGAGCCGGATGTGCTGCCGAGTATTTTCGATCCTTTTTTTACGACGAAAGATATCGACGAAGGAACCGGCCTCGGTCTCTCGGTAGTGCACGGTATTGTTACCGGACACGGGGGAACGATCCATCTGACCAGCACTCCCGGTCAGGGCACTACCGCCACGGTCCGACTGCCGCTGTGCCGCCCATCGCACACAGGAGCATATGATGAAAAAAAATAAATCCGAGCGCATACTGGTTGTCGACGACTCCGCCGATACCCTTGAAGTCGTACGCCGCAATCTTTCCTCCGCCGGTTATGATGTCCACACGGTGCCCGGAGTTGCGGAAGCGGTCCGGGCTCTCGACGCGCTGGAGATCGACCTCGTGATTACGGACCTGCGCATGCCCAGAACCAGCGGGCTCGATCTGATCCGCCACGTACGGGAAAACTATGCCGATACCGAAATTATCATGATCACCGGCTACGCCTCCGTGCCCGGCGCGGTTGAAGCGATGCAGACCGGTGCCTACACCTATCTGGCCAAACCGTTTACCGATGAGGAACTGCTTAAAGCGGTTACTCAGACCGTTGAACGCCTGCAGTTACGTCGTGCAGTTGATGAAACGGATGCCCCGCCGCCGGGCCAATGGGGCCTGCTGGGTCAATCCCGGGCCATGCAGAACGTTTATCACTCCATTGAAAAAGTGTCCGACAGCTCGGCCACGGTGCTCATTCTGGGCGAAAGCGGAACCGGCAAGGAACTGGTCGCCCGGGCCATACACTACAACAGCCGCCGGGCAAACGCTCCGTTTATTCCGGTCAACTGCGGCGGCATTCCGGACGGACTGCTTGAAAGCGAACTTTTCGGTGCCCGGAAAGGTGCCTATACCGGCGCACTTGAATCGCGCACCGGTTTTTTCCAGGCGGCGGAGGGCGGCACTATTTTTCTGGACGAAATCGCCGAACTGACCATGCCCATGCAGGCGGCTCTGCTACGCGTGCTGCAGGATAAAGTGGTCTACATGGTCGGCGATCGCGAACCGCGAAAAGTCGATGTGCGCGTAGTCGCAGCAACCAATAAGAAACTGGAATCGATGGTTGAAAAAGGGACATTCCGGGAAGATCTGTACTATCGGATCAATGTCGTTCCTGTTGCCATTCCGCCCCTGCGGGAACGAAACGGCGACATTCCGCTGCTGGTCCGTCACTTTGCAGCGCGTTTTGCAGCGGAACTCGGCAAACCGGCCCCGGCCTTTGATGACCCTGTACTTGAAACCTTTGAAACCTATGCCTGGCCGGGCAATGTCCGCGAACTTGAAAATGTAATCCAACGACTGGTTCTGATGGCAGAAGGTGAGCGTGTCACTGCCACACAGCTCCCGCAACTGATGCGCTTCAGCGCGAACCGGGCCGCGCCGCTGCGCTCACTGCATCAGGTTGAAGCGGAACATATCCGGACCGTGCTCGCCAGTGTCGGCGGCAACAAAACCCGTGCGGCCGAGATACTGGGCATTGACCGTAAAACGCTGCAGAACAAACTGAAAACATAACGCCTGCCAAACGGGGCGTTTCTACCCGCACGGGAAAATAGTCTGCACTTTCCGCCGGACAACTGCTCACCTTCCATGCAGCACGGACTCGCCATTTCAAAATATGCTTCCCCCGCAACCAGCGACCCCTGTTGTAATTGCGAATTGGTATGCGTCTGTTTCCTCCCTTTGATCCATATATTGCCGGCAGGTTCGTTGCGTTGGCACACTCGGTGCACTGGGTAATGCACAATCAATCTACACCACGGAGGGAACCCGGAATGAAGGAACAGATCATCATTATGACCCGGCCGGACTACGCGCGCCTTACCCGGATTATTGAAGAGCAACATAACCGGATCCCGTCAACCGACAGGACAGCCTTCAAAAATCTGAAAAGGAAACTGGCATGCGCAAAACGGGTTGCCGAACACGACATTCCTCCGGATGTCGTAACCATGAATTCCGAGGTTCTGGTTTTCGAACAGGAACTTGGCAGCGATAACAGCTTCACGCTTTCATGGCCGGATGAAGCCGGAATATCGCAAACTCGAATTAATGTGTTCACCCCACTGGGTACAGCTCTTCTCGGGAGCCGCGTCGGACAGGAAATCGAATGGCCGCTTCCTGACAGAATCTGCCGGCTGAGGGTCGAGGCGGTTTTATTCCAACCGGAAAATAATTCAGCATGCGAAACATGCTGAAGAAGGTTCAGCATGAACCAACATATCCAAAATGCCGGACCGGTGCTGCGCAGAGCCGAAGAAGAAGAAACGTTCGGGTATGTGAATTTTCTTGCTTCCTGTAATAAAACGCT from Verrucomicrobia bacterium S94 carries:
- a CDS encoding sensor histidine kinase → MDKPIPYDRFSGMHNEGKEHIERKLQERVKELSCLYAIAQVSGNPAASLETILKRVVKALPEAWQEPERAHARIELDDRVFGTPDLPVAGKSLAEPITVRGQKRGTISVGYESADIPVLAEEKKLLKEVVRQVGLIIDRRETAEEQQRLHAKLHHADRLATIGKLAAGVAHELNEPLGGILGFTQLLAKTPDLPTQACRDLAKIEAAALHARDTIRRLMTFARQTPPRDIRLDLNRLIKESESIWQPRCSASNIQIDYALDPDLPDLVADDGQLRQMVTNLIVNAIQAMPDGGRLHIATARDGKQLELTVSDTGCGIEPDVLPSIFDPFFTTKDIDEGTGLGLSVVHGIVTGHGGTIHLTSTPGQGTTATVRLPLCRPSHTGAYDEKK
- a CDS encoding sigma-54-dependent Fis family transcriptional regulator, producing the protein MMKKNKSERILVVDDSADTLEVVRRNLSSAGYDVHTVPGVAEAVRALDALEIDLVITDLRMPRTSGLDLIRHVRENYADTEIIMITGYASVPGAVEAMQTGAYTYLAKPFTDEELLKAVTQTVERLQLRRAVDETDAPPPGQWGLLGQSRAMQNVYHSIEKVSDSSATVLILGESGTGKELVARAIHYNSRRANAPFIPVNCGGIPDGLLESELFGARKGAYTGALESRTGFFQAAEGGTIFLDEIAELTMPMQAALLRVLQDKVVYMVGDREPRKVDVRVVAATNKKLESMVEKGTFREDLYYRINVVPVAIPPLRERNGDIPLLVRHFAARFAAELGKPAPAFDDPVLETFETYAWPGNVRELENVIQRLVLMAEGERVTATQLPQLMRFSANRAAPLRSLHQVEAEHIRTVLASVGGNKTRAAEILGIDRKTLQNKLKT
- a CDS encoding ribosome-associated translation inhibitor RaiA, producing MHTIRPIRSTASYFNHPSCTGIPVTVRFRHMHGSQHMLTVVDQLMEKLDKYALSNAHVTVVVTKTRHHEDKGAFEVKIRLSVPGEPLYVARSRETLGAHDGVYHALADCFDRIERQLVKRHGYRIARRTAPAR
- a CDS encoding transcription elongation factor GreAB, whose protein sequence is MRLFPPFDPYIAGRFVALAHSVHWVMHNQSTPRREPGMKEQIIIMTRPDYARLTRIIEEQHNRIPSTDRTAFKNLKRKLACAKRVAEHDIPPDVVTMNSEVLVFEQELGSDNSFTLSWPDEAGISQTRINVFTPLGTALLGSRVGQEIEWPLPDRICRLRVEAVLFQPENNSACETC
- a CDS encoding potassium/proton antiporter, producing METMDSVYLIGSLILIGVVLAAVWLDRWSVPVILIALCAGILCGSDVLNLWYFDDIGLTKQIANLALVFILFHGGFSTRKSDFKAVALPAGGLATWGVILTAATTFGVLRYLLEWPFEQSILLSVIISSTDAAAIFSILRRQSLPKKLSSITEIESGANDPMAVLLTAAVLGMLTSSDTALPMTVVQFIWKFSAAPLVGWAIGRAGLWLFNRLSPQDRGHYYVLSLGMILLTYGIADALQASGMLAVFVAGYVMGNRPFVHKQGVTNFSAALSTVANIAMFVMLGLQVFPHQWANIWMQGIIVFAVLTFISRPLAVLIGTIGMRLGWKDKMFIAWAGLRGSVPIVLATYPAAAGLAVGQDIFNMVFFAVLLSIAVQGSTLGVLAKWLKLTCPMRPRPLFNLELVTMSKSDFDLIVVDLPDPQGVVGKTIAELQLPAGAVITLITRGKLLIAPKGSTHLHGGDQVTVLAHASEEETIRSVLLNAVAEDVSAEKEDRPDQYAGDDRPSPAEVRLKTVSGECLMDITIERVTNRQQVDVLASLAAEIWNEHFPEIIGQEQVDYMLEQFQSIEALESQIDSGYEYYLALHGDDPVGYLSLIPNHIDGKLMISKIYVKDSCRGSGLGGIFLEYSKARAEESGASAICLTVNRNNTPAIEWYRRKGFEVTDEIKKDIGSGFLMDDFVMECTLD
- a CDS encoding amino acid racemase encodes the protein MKRIGLIGGLSPESTVHYYQILCREYNRRTGGLNFPEITLESLNLQELVTRFKKNDWDGVGTILLTALQRLEKAGADVAAILANTPHNAYDRIRAQSPLPILTIMDATAAALKKDQRTKVALLGTKPTMEFGFFQKTFSAAGIETLVPESSQRTELDRIVWDELSHGITEVPSREAMKAMISDLENQGAEAVILGCTELSLLIAESDSSLPLYDTTRIHAEAILEFALQK
- a CDS encoding methyltransferase domain-containing protein, with product MTPPGFMQKPFLNSPFRNRKPMHIETVNTILYCENWKETVAFYREIIGLKENASTDWMVEFLITPQSCLSVADAKRTTILPNLGKGITLTFKVVNLHETWRLLKKRNMHVDPIRDCKMGGEAFFLRDPEGNRLEFWADSPWSDPKMVARLSSTPPNSVLMRFAEKELQRKTGNRLLDIGCGAGCNAVPLARAGWKVLGIDLSQPMLAAAQRRAGDGGLTEQLKLKTAPMDRLPVEDEGFDFIVAHGVWNLARSATEFRTAVHEAARAAKPGALLFIYTFSRSTLPPEAVPIVGESFIFTGPSGKPACFLTEEQLIKELAEAGFAQETPITEYDAIPDGKPAILEGIFRRQ
- a CDS encoding DUF488 family protein, producing the protein MNSRPEQILIKRIYDPPAADDGWRVLVDRLWPRGVAKENAEIDEWAKDLSPSPELRKWYSHAPNKWPEFSRLYRNELKTKSEQLTHLIERCPKRTLTLLYAAKDTAHCHARVLQNELKNIRQT